The following coding sequences are from one Devosia neptuniae window:
- the infC gene encoding translation initiation factor IF-3, which produces MRRPMRPVAPQKDGPLSNEDIASPDVQLIDAEGENRGIVNTRAALAEAQEQGLDLVLISPNAQPPVAKMLDLGRFKYAAQKKAAEARKKQKVIEVKEVQLRPNIDTHDYETKMKAVQRFLDDGDRVKVTMRFRGREMAHQELGMQLLIKVKDMMEPVAKVESQPRSEGRQMVMVLAPK; this is translated from the coding sequence ATTCGCCGTCCCATGAGACCCGTCGCGCCCCAGAAAGATGGGCCGCTCTCGAACGAGGATATTGCCAGCCCCGACGTACAGCTGATCGATGCCGAGGGTGAAAACCGCGGGATCGTCAACACCCGTGCGGCTCTTGCAGAAGCGCAGGAGCAGGGCCTTGACCTTGTCCTGATTTCTCCGAACGCCCAGCCCCCCGTCGCCAAGATGCTCGATCTTGGCCGCTTCAAATATGCCGCGCAGAAAAAAGCTGCCGAGGCGCGCAAGAAGCAGAAGGTGATCGAGGTCAAGGAAGTCCAGCTGCGTCCCAATATCGATACGCACGACTACGAGACCAAGATGAAGGCCGTCCAGCGCTTCCTCGACGATGGCGACCGGGTCAAGGTGACCATGCGCTTCCGTGGCCGCGAAATGGCGCACCAGGAACTGGGCATGCAGCTGTTGATCAAGGTCAAGGACATGATGGAGCCCGTGGCCAAGGTCGAAAGCCAGCCCCGTTCCGAAGGCCGCCAGATGGTCATGGTGCTGGCGCCCAAGTGA
- a CDS encoding GNAT family N-acetyltransferase: MSAPQPAKSAPERIVLEGRYTRLEPLDLHHTADLFAASIGEGAPERYRWLFEYPPQSQADVEAWIDRVLLLDDQAWVAVIDRSSGRAVGRHAWLRIFPEHASIEIGGVYWGLAMARSRVATEALFLFARHAFDDLGYRRFEWKCNALNLPSKAAAERFGFQYEGRFRKDRIFKGQSRDTDWYSMIDDEWPALRAEYERWLSPDNFDADGMQKSKLQTR, from the coding sequence ATGAGCGCGCCCCAGCCCGCGAAATCGGCGCCCGAACGCATTGTGCTTGAAGGCCGTTATACCAGGCTCGAGCCGCTTGATCTGCACCACACCGCCGATCTGTTTGCTGCCTCGATCGGCGAGGGCGCGCCCGAGCGCTATCGCTGGCTGTTTGAATATCCGCCGCAGAGCCAGGCTGATGTCGAAGCCTGGATCGATCGCGTGCTTCTGCTGGACGACCAGGCCTGGGTGGCGGTGATCGACCGGAGCAGTGGGCGGGCCGTTGGCCGACACGCCTGGCTGCGCATTTTCCCCGAGCATGCCTCCATCGAAATCGGCGGCGTCTATTGGGGGCTGGCCATGGCCCGTTCGCGGGTGGCCACCGAAGCGCTGTTCCTGTTCGCCCGCCACGCCTTCGACGATCTGGGCTATCGGCGCTTCGAATGGAAATGCAACGCGCTCAACCTGCCTTCGAAGGCGGCAGCCGAGCGCTTCGGCTTTCAATATGAGGGGCGGTTCCGCAAAGACCGTATCTTCAAGGGCCAGAGCCGCGACACGGATTGGTATTCCATGATCGACGATGAATGGCCGGCCCTGCGAGCCGAATATGAGCGCTGGCTGAGCCCGGACAATTTTGACGCCGATGGGATGCAGAAGAGCAAGCTGCAGACGCGGTAG
- a CDS encoding alpha/beta hydrolase produces the protein MSTINAFSLAVGSDAARRDIAVEQRPGTGPGLFWLGGFRSDMTGSKAMALDGLGAQKGLCVTRFDYSGHGASGGDFDHGTISRWLEEAEAVFATTSGPQIIVGSSMGGWLALLLVQALRRRGDNRCTGLVLIAPAVDMTRELMLPGFTPAEHESLQNHGHIDQPSQYSDTPYRITRALIEDGQKHLLFGSVIETGCPVTILQGGQDPDVPQAQAIKLVTHILHDPVTLTLIPDGDHRLSRDEDLARLRDAVMHLVEGI, from the coding sequence ATGTCCACCATCAACGCTTTCTCCCTTGCAGTCGGTTCGGATGCTGCGCGCCGCGATATTGCGGTCGAACAGCGCCCCGGAACGGGTCCGGGCCTGTTCTGGCTGGGCGGTTTCCGCTCCGACATGACGGGCAGCAAGGCGATGGCGCTGGATGGTCTGGGCGCACAAAAGGGCCTTTGCGTGACGCGGTTCGATTATTCCGGCCACGGCGCCTCGGGCGGCGACTTCGACCACGGCACGATCAGCCGCTGGCTCGAAGAGGCCGAAGCGGTGTTTGCCACCACCAGTGGGCCGCAGATTATCGTTGGCTCATCCATGGGCGGCTGGCTGGCTTTGCTATTGGTGCAGGCCCTACGGCGCCGCGGCGACAATCGCTGCACGGGTCTGGTGCTGATTGCCCCGGCCGTGGACATGACGCGCGAATTGATGCTGCCCGGCTTTACCCCGGCCGAGCATGAAAGCCTGCAGAACCATGGCCATATCGACCAGCCCAGCCAATATTCCGACACTCCCTACCGCATCACCCGCGCGCTGATCGAAGATGGGCAAAAGCACCTGCTATTCGGCAGCGTGATCGAAACGGGCTGTCCGGTGACCATATTGCAGGGCGGGCAGGACCCCGACGTGCCCCAGGCCCAGGCGATCAAGCTGGTGACCCATATCCTGCACGATCCGGTGACGCTGACCCTGATCCCCGATGGGGATCACCGGCTGAGCCGGGACGAGGATTTGGCACGGCTGCGGGATGCGGTAATGCATCTGGTGGAGGGGATTTAG
- a CDS encoding ribokinase, which yields MITVFGSTNLDQVGTVSRLPKPGETVAGGTFSMAAGGKGANQALAARRAGAEVRHFSAVGADAFAEMALELLKADGVDLSDLKISSGPTGIAMIFVDSHGENVIAVLPGANGTLTPADADKALAGLGDGAVLLLQQEIPQDATERALDLARAQNVTSILNTAPFLDSTKAIAPKAAILVANETEFGLLTGTGIDLLDAAMLEWSTRHDQTVIVTLGPDGAKAATRTGFIHVPAMKVKPVDTVGAGDTFCGYLAAGLDSGLDLEAAMKRAAVAASLACLKPGAQPAIPYARDVAAALG from the coding sequence ATGATCACCGTTTTCGGCTCAACAAATCTGGATCAGGTCGGCACGGTCAGCCGCCTGCCCAAGCCGGGCGAGACGGTTGCCGGCGGCACCTTCTCGATGGCGGCCGGCGGCAAGGGGGCCAATCAGGCCCTGGCGGCGCGGCGGGCTGGCGCCGAAGTGCGGCATTTTTCAGCAGTGGGCGCCGACGCCTTTGCCGAAATGGCGCTCGAATTGCTCAAGGCGGATGGCGTCGATCTCAGCGATCTCAAAATTTCCAGCGGCCCGACCGGCATTGCCATGATCTTTGTCGACAGCCATGGCGAAAATGTCATCGCCGTGCTGCCCGGCGCCAATGGCACGCTGACCCCGGCCGATGCCGACAAGGCGCTGGCCGGATTGGGCGATGGCGCGGTGTTGCTGCTGCAGCAGGAAATCCCCCAGGACGCGACCGAGCGGGCGCTGGACCTGGCGCGGGCGCAGAATGTCACCTCAATTCTCAACACCGCGCCCTTCCTCGACAGCACCAAGGCCATCGCGCCCAAGGCCGCCATCCTGGTCGCCAACGAGACCGAATTTGGCCTGCTGACCGGTACGGGGATCGACCTGCTCGATGCCGCCATGCTGGAATGGTCGACCAGGCATGACCAGACGGTGATCGTGACGCTTGGCCCCGATGGGGCGAAAGCGGCAACGCGGACCGGCTTCATCCATGTGCCGGCCATGAAGGTCAAGCCGGTCGATACGGTGGGCGCCGGCGACACGTTCTGCGGCTATCTGGCGGCGGGGCTCGATAGCGGCCTGGATCTCGAAGCGGCCATGAAGCGCGCGGCGGTGGCGGCGAGTCTCGCCTGTCTCAAGCCCGGCGCACAGCCCGCCATTCCCTATGCGAGGGATGTCGCGGCGGCGCTGGGTTAG
- a CDS encoding SDR family oxidoreductase, which produces MRAFFFGLGFSSQAAALALKTAEPGISISGTVRTPEKADALAASADHVHLFDGTAPGPTLGPDLQQASHLILSIAPGTDGDPALLQHRADLEAAQNLQWLCYYSTVGVYGDFGGNWIDETAPLVPRNQRSDRRLSAEQAWRNYAARRGVPLTILRLAGIYGPGRSAFDKLRDGTAHRIVKPDQVFNRIHVADIGRVTALAARQRLDGTFNLADDEPAAPQDLVTHAAKLFGVEPPPAIDFDTADLTPMQRSFYADNKRVSNAAIKRALGIELLYPNYRTGLAAILESEQP; this is translated from the coding sequence ATGCGCGCCTTCTTTTTCGGCTTGGGCTTTTCCTCCCAGGCAGCGGCTTTGGCCCTCAAGACGGCCGAACCCGGGATCAGTATTTCAGGCACTGTGCGCACGCCCGAAAAAGCTGATGCCCTCGCCGCCTCGGCCGATCATGTCCACCTCTTCGACGGCACGGCTCCCGGCCCTACCCTGGGTCCGGACCTGCAGCAGGCCAGCCACCTCATCCTCTCCATCGCCCCCGGTACGGATGGCGATCCGGCGCTGCTGCAGCACCGGGCTGATCTCGAAGCGGCACAGAACCTGCAATGGCTCTGCTATTATTCCACGGTCGGGGTCTATGGCGATTTTGGCGGTAATTGGATCGATGAAACCGCCCCGCTCGTGCCGCGCAATCAGCGCAGCGATCGCCGCCTGTCGGCCGAACAGGCCTGGCGCAATTATGCCGCACGGCGCGGCGTGCCGCTGACCATCCTGCGGCTGGCCGGCATTTACGGCCCCGGCCGCTCGGCTTTCGACAAGCTGCGCGACGGCACTGCCCATCGCATCGTCAAACCCGATCAGGTGTTCAACCGCATTCATGTCGCCGATATCGGCCGGGTCACTGCCTTGGCCGCCCGGCAGCGCCTCGATGGTACCTTTAATCTCGCCGATGACGAACCCGCGGCGCCGCAGGACCTGGTAACCCACGCGGCCAAGCTGTTCGGCGTGGAGCCGCCGCCCGCGATCGATTTCGACACGGCCGACCTCACCCCCATGCAGCGCAGCTTTTACGCCGACAATAAGCGCGTCTCCAATGCCGCGATCAAGCGGGCTTTGGGAATCGAGCTGCTCTATCCCAATTATCGCACCGGCCTTGCCGCAATTCTGGAGAGTGAACAACCATGA